A stretch of Pseudomonas taetrolens DNA encodes these proteins:
- the spoT gene encoding bifunctional GTP diphosphokinase/guanosine-3',5'-bis pyrophosphate 3'-pyrophosphohydrolase, with product MPSIDALADRLSTYLGPDQVNLVRRAYFYAEQAHDGQRRRSGEPYVTHPLAVANILAEMHMDHQSLMAAMLHDVIEDTGIAKEALVAQFGETVAELVDGVSKLTQMNFETKAEAQAENFQKMAMAMARDIRVILVKLADRLHNMRTLEVLSGEKRRRIAKETLEIYAPIANRLGMHSIRIEFEDLGFKAMYPMRSARIYQAVKRARGNRKEIVNKIEESLSHCLAIDGIQGEVSGRQKHIYGIYKKMRGKRRAFNEIMDVYAFRIIVDKVDTCYRVLGAVHNLYKPLPGRFKDYIAIPKANGYQSLHTTLFGMHGVPIEIQIRTREMEEMANNGIAAHWLYKSSGDEQHQGTHARARQWVKGVLEMQQRAGNSLEFIESVKIDLFPDEVYVFTPKGRIMELPKGSTAVDFAYAVHTDVGNSCIACRINRRLAPLSEPLQSGSTVEIVSAPGARPNPAWLNFVVTGKARTHIRHALKLQRRSESVNLGERLLNKVLNGFNSALDKIPAERVQAMLQEYRLEQIEDLLEDIGLGNRMAYVVARRLLGEGEALPSPEGPLAIRGTEGLVLSYAKCCTPIPGDPIVGHLSAGKGMVVHLDNCRNISEIRHNPEKCIQLSWAKDVTGEFNVELRVELEHQRGLIALLASSVNAADGNIEKISMDERDGRISVVQLVVSVHDRVHLARVIKKLRALTGVIRITRMRA from the coding sequence ATGCCGAGCATAGACGCCCTCGCCGATCGCTTGTCGACGTACCTCGGTCCGGACCAGGTCAATCTGGTCCGCCGGGCGTACTTCTACGCAGAACAAGCCCACGACGGCCAACGCCGACGTAGCGGCGAACCGTATGTCACGCATCCGCTGGCAGTCGCAAACATCCTTGCCGAAATGCATATGGACCATCAGAGCCTGATGGCGGCCATGTTGCATGACGTGATCGAGGACACCGGTATTGCCAAGGAAGCGCTTGTCGCTCAGTTTGGCGAGACCGTGGCCGAGTTGGTCGATGGGGTCAGCAAGCTGACTCAGATGAACTTCGAAACCAAGGCTGAAGCCCAGGCTGAAAACTTTCAGAAGATGGCTATGGCCATGGCACGCGATATTCGCGTGATCCTGGTGAAACTGGCTGATCGCCTGCACAACATGCGTACCCTCGAAGTACTGTCCGGCGAAAAGCGCCGGCGGATTGCCAAGGAAACCCTGGAAATCTACGCACCCATTGCCAATCGGCTGGGTATGCACAGTATTCGTATCGAATTCGAAGACCTTGGTTTCAAAGCGATGTACCCGATGCGCTCCGCGCGCATTTATCAGGCCGTGAAGCGCGCCCGGGGCAATCGCAAGGAAATCGTCAATAAAATTGAAGAGTCGCTCAGCCACTGTCTCGCCATCGACGGCATTCAGGGCGAGGTAAGCGGCCGTCAAAAGCATATCTACGGCATTTACAAAAAAATGCGCGGCAAGCGCCGGGCTTTCAACGAGATCATGGATGTTTACGCGTTCCGGATCATCGTCGACAAGGTCGATACCTGCTACCGCGTGCTGGGCGCTGTACATAATTTGTACAAGCCTCTCCCGGGTCGTTTCAAGGACTACATCGCCATTCCCAAAGCCAACGGCTATCAGTCGTTGCATACCACGCTGTTTGGCATGCACGGCGTACCGATCGAAATTCAGATCCGTACCCGTGAAATGGAAGAAATGGCCAACAACGGGATCGCCGCTCACTGGTTGTACAAGTCCAGTGGCGACGAACAGCACCAGGGCACTCATGCCCGTGCGCGGCAGTGGGTCAAAGGCGTGCTGGAGATGCAGCAGCGCGCAGGCAACTCCCTTGAATTCATCGAAAGCGTGAAGATCGACCTGTTCCCGGACGAAGTTTACGTGTTCACGCCCAAAGGCCGAATCATGGAGCTGCCCAAAGGCTCCACGGCGGTCGACTTTGCTTACGCAGTGCATACCGATGTGGGTAATAGCTGTATTGCATGCCGGATCAATCGCCGTCTCGCACCGCTGTCCGAGCCGCTGCAAAGTGGCTCCACGGTCGAGATCGTCAGCGCACCGGGTGCCCGCCCCAACCCGGCCTGGCTCAACTTTGTGGTCACCGGCAAGGCCCGTACGCATATTCGCCATGCCCTCAAGTTGCAGCGTCGTTCCGAGTCGGTGAACCTGGGCGAGCGTCTGCTGAACAAGGTGCTAAACGGTTTCAACAGCGCGCTGGACAAGATTCCGGCAGAGCGTGTTCAGGCAATGCTTCAGGAATACCGCCTGGAACAGATCGAAGATCTGCTTGAGGACATTGGCCTGGGTAACCGTATGGCTTACGTGGTGGCCCGGCGCTTGTTGGGCGAAGGTGAAGCATTGCCTAGCCCCGAGGGTCCGCTGGCGATTCGCGGTACTGAAGGTCTGGTGCTCAGTTACGCCAAATGCTGTACGCCGATCCCGGGTGACCCGATTGTGGGTCATCTGTCTGCGGGCAAAGGCATGGTTGTGCACCTGGACAACTGCCGCAATATCAGCGAAATCCGCCATAACCCCGAAAAATGCATCCAGCTTTCGTGGGCCAAGGATGTTACCGGAGAGTTCAACGTCGAATTGCGCGTCGAACTGGAACATCAGCGTGGCCTGATTGCGCTGCTTGCCAGCAGCGTCAACGCTGCCGATGGCAACATCGAAAAAATCAGCATGGACGAGCGCGATGGCCGCATCAGTGTGGTCCAGCTCGTCGTCAGCGTGCACGACCGTGTGCACCTGGCCCGTGTGATCAAAAAACTACGTGCTCTTACCGGGGTTATCCGCATCACCCGCATGCGTGCATAA
- a CDS encoding RidA family protein produces MTKTVITSDKAPAAIGTYSQAIKAGNTVYMSGQIPLDPKTMELVEGFEAQTVQVFENLKSVAEAAGGSFKDIVKLNIFLTDLSHFAKVNEIMGKYFEQPYPARAAIGVAALPKGSQVEMDAILVIE; encoded by the coding sequence ATGACCAAGACCGTTATCACCAGCGACAAGGCACCTGCCGCTATCGGCACTTATTCCCAGGCGATCAAGGCTGGCAATACTGTCTACATGTCCGGCCAGATCCCGCTTGACCCAAAAACCATGGAGCTGGTTGAAGGGTTTGAAGCCCAGACTGTCCAGGTGTTTGAAAACCTGAAGTCGGTTGCTGAAGCTGCGGGCGGTTCGTTCAAGGACATCGTCAAGCTGAACATCTTCCTGACTGACCTGAGCCACTTCGCCAAGGTCAACGAGATCATGGGCAAGTACTTCGAACAGCCTTACCCGGCTCGCGCCGCCATTGGCGTTGCTGCCCTGCCAAAGGGTTCGCAGGTCGAGATGGACGCCATTCTGGTAATTGAGTAA
- a CDS encoding putative periplasmic lipoprotein — protein MRKALVMSLLTLVLGGCASEPAHRDISGVWINQAAIDAAAKGGNLREALLANGPNLEWDIDAKRAQANYTNGFERVEGKLMPENKGVWQVSFYGSSATVLSLAGDQLIQAAAESDPQQSFVRSPVSVTSDAPLGSSFEAALKSAYLGGQWHIVSGQGQGGEVTFLPDGQIKGLPGSSIYALCLAGDCASMSGEYDSLWLQQGDTGAAHIFVRNGPQLEIFQALDAAQPDEMPQFYPGKREWVLKKQP, from the coding sequence ATGCGCAAAGCGCTAGTCATGTCACTGCTCACTCTTGTTTTGGGTGGCTGTGCCAGCGAACCCGCCCACCGCGATATCAGTGGTGTCTGGATCAACCAGGCCGCAATCGACGCAGCTGCCAAAGGCGGGAACCTGCGTGAGGCCCTGCTGGCCAATGGCCCGAACCTGGAATGGGATATCGACGCCAAAAGGGCTCAAGCCAACTACACCAATGGTTTTGAGCGAGTCGAAGGCAAGTTGATGCCTGAAAACAAGGGCGTTTGGCAGGTCAGCTTCTACGGCAGCTCGGCCACGGTCTTGAGCCTTGCCGGCGACCAGCTGATACAAGCCGCTGCCGAGTCCGACCCCCAGCAATCGTTCGTTCGCTCGCCTGTCAGCGTGACAAGCGATGCTCCGCTTGGCTCCAGTTTTGAAGCGGCGCTCAAGTCAGCTTATTTGGGTGGCCAGTGGCATATTGTCAGTGGTCAGGGGCAAGGCGGCGAAGTGACTTTCTTGCCTGATGGTCAGATCAAGGGACTGCCAGGCAGCAGTATTTACGCCCTGTGTTTGGCAGGCGACTGTGCATCGATGAGTGGTGAGTACGACAGCCTTTGGTTGCAGCAGGGCGATACAGGTGCTGCGCATATTTTTGTGCGCAACGGCCCGCAGCTGGAAATTTTCCAGGCGCTTGACGCTGCCCAGCCCGACGAAATGCCACAGTTTTACCCGGGCAAGCGGGAGTGGGTGCTGAAAAAGCAGCCCTGA
- a CDS encoding SDR family oxidoreductase — MPRTSVLIVGCGDVGSRLATQLLDNDWLVYGLRRSVDRLPDGVIGVAGDLFDASCPAQWPKGQIDYLVYSTAATTHDEAGYQAAYVEGLKHTLGWLKKNGQRPKRLLFVSSSGVYGQKDGEWIDETSPAEATSYSGRIMRQAEQVALDSGIPASVVRLTGIYGPGREWMLSQVREGYRVAVDPPLYGNRIHADDAGGLLAFLLNAARHGKTLDDCYIGVDDAPAPLAQVVDWLREQLGVTEWAAEASVRRAGSKRCSNARARALGWEPRYPSYREGYGKILATKA; from the coding sequence ATGCCAAGAACCTCCGTTCTGATCGTCGGATGCGGCGATGTAGGAAGCCGCCTGGCCACTCAGTTACTCGACAATGACTGGTTGGTGTATGGCCTGCGCCGTTCTGTCGATCGTCTGCCCGATGGCGTTATCGGAGTCGCCGGGGATCTGTTCGATGCGTCATGCCCGGCGCAATGGCCAAAAGGCCAGATCGACTATCTGGTGTACAGCACTGCGGCTACCACTCACGACGAAGCCGGGTATCAAGCGGCTTATGTCGAAGGGCTCAAGCACACCCTTGGCTGGCTGAAGAAAAATGGCCAGCGCCCAAAACGCCTGCTGTTTGTATCAAGCAGCGGCGTTTATGGCCAAAAAGATGGGGAATGGATCGATGAAACATCCCCGGCTGAAGCCACGAGCTACTCGGGGCGAATCATGCGACAGGCCGAGCAAGTGGCGCTGGACAGCGGCATCCCGGCCAGTGTGGTGCGTCTGACCGGAATCTACGGGCCAGGACGTGAGTGGATGCTGAGCCAGGTTCGTGAAGGCTATCGTGTCGCCGTTGATCCCCCGCTGTATGGCAATCGGATCCATGCCGATGACGCCGGCGGTCTTCTGGCCTTCCTGTTGAACGCCGCCCGACACGGCAAAACCCTGGATGATTGCTATATCGGCGTCGATGACGCCCCCGCCCCCTTGGCGCAGGTCGTGGACTGGTTACGTGAGCAACTGGGCGTGACGGAATGGGCAGCCGAGGCCAGCGTCAGACGGGCGGGCAGCAAGCGTTGCAGCAACGCCCGCGCCAGGGCGTTGGGCTGGGAACCGCGCTACCCGAGCTATCGCGAGGGATATGGGAAAATTCTGGCAACGAAGGCATAA
- the exbB gene encoding tonB-system energizer ExbB, which produces MTCNHPTASPTQLFSPKRVWRGVAALMFSLLLAPAASFADEPATPAAQPATVAAAPASPAPVAIDPTSSEEAVAPAGEEPQIIAEEANSLGMAHDLSPWGMYQNADIIVKLVMIGLAIASIITWTIWIAKGFEVLGAKRRLRVEISNLKKAGTLKEASETAAKKGTLAYLLVQDALEEMRLSANSREKEGIKERVSFRLERLVAACGRNMSSGTGVLATIGSTAPFVGLFGTVWGIMNSFIGIAKTQTTNLAVVAPGIAEALLATALGLVAAIPAVVIYNVFARSITGYKAQVADASAEVLLLVSRDLDHLPPERSSQPHMVKVG; this is translated from the coding sequence ATGACATGCAATCATCCCACCGCTTCGCCAACCCAGCTTTTTAGCCCAAAACGCGTCTGGCGTGGGGTTGCCGCGCTGATGTTCAGCCTGCTGCTGGCACCTGCCGCGTCCTTTGCCGACGAGCCTGCGACACCGGCCGCTCAGCCGGCCACTGTGGCTGCAGCCCCTGCATCACCGGCGCCTGTCGCGATTGATCCTACCTCGTCTGAAGAAGCTGTAGCCCCGGCAGGCGAAGAACCGCAAATCATTGCCGAAGAAGCCAACAGCCTGGGCATGGCCCATGACCTCTCGCCTTGGGGCATGTACCAAAACGCCGACATCATCGTGAAACTTGTGATGATTGGTCTGGCGATCGCTTCGATCATCACCTGGACCATCTGGATTGCCAAAGGCTTTGAAGTCCTGGGCGCCAAGCGTCGTCTGCGTGTTGAAATCAGCAACCTGAAAAAAGCCGGCACCCTTAAGGAAGCCAGCGAGACGGCAGCCAAAAAAGGCACGCTCGCCTACTTGCTGGTTCAGGATGCGCTTGAAGAAATGCGTCTGTCGGCCAATAGCCGCGAAAAAGAAGGCATCAAGGAGCGTGTCAGCTTCCGTCTGGAGCGTCTTGTGGCTGCCTGTGGCCGCAACATGAGCAGCGGCACTGGCGTGCTTGCCACCATCGGCTCTACAGCACCGTTCGTCGGTCTGTTCGGTACCGTATGGGGCATCATGAACAGCTTCATCGGTATCGCCAAAACGCAAACCACCAACCTGGCTGTGGTCGCTCCCGGCATCGCCGAAGCCCTGCTGGCCACGGCATTGGGTCTGGTCGCCGCGATCCCTGCTGTTGTGATTTACAACGTATTCGCCCGCTCTATCACCGGTTACAAGGCCCAGGTCGCTGATGCATCGGCTGAAGTACTGCTGCTGGTAAGCCGTGATCTTGATCACCTGCCGCCCGAGCGCAGCTCGCAACCGCACATGGTGAAAGTGGGGTAA